A window of the Deinococcus gobiensis I-0 genome harbors these coding sequences:
- a CDS encoding Bug family tripartite tricarboxylate transporter substrate binding protein, which yields MLRSSLLLCSGLLLLVATSPAQAQDLTTLRILAPATAGGGWDNTARAIADTLKKEGLRDKVEVYNVPGKAGTVGLADFVKLRGQPNQLMMTGFVMVAGIPVNGANYDLSADVTPIARLTTDYEVFVVPANSPYRTVEDLIARFRASPGSIRFGGSSAGGSGQIAVSKLAQELKISTAQVRYVPSAGGAQATKAMLGGELDVVSAGYSEVDDLIRSGQVRGLAISAPEPVEGINLPTFVDKGLDVDVSNWRGIVAPTGLTEAARTQLVLMFTRMSRTATWQQQLAQNKWSPYFASGDNFTRFIRSQRGYVNNLLRELNIKTN from the coding sequence ATGTTGCGTTCTTCCCTGCTCCTCTGCTCTGGCCTGCTGCTACTCGTCGCCACCTCCCCTGCCCAGGCCCAGGACCTCACCACCCTGCGTATCCTGGCTCCCGCGACCGCCGGGGGCGGCTGGGACAACACCGCGCGCGCCATCGCCGACACGCTGAAAAAGGAGGGGCTGCGCGACAAGGTCGAGGTCTACAACGTGCCGGGCAAGGCCGGGACCGTGGGCCTGGCCGACTTCGTGAAGCTGCGCGGCCAGCCCAACCAGCTCATGATGACGGGCTTCGTGATGGTCGCCGGGATTCCGGTCAACGGCGCGAACTACGACCTCTCGGCCGACGTGACGCCCATCGCCCGACTGACCACCGACTACGAGGTCTTCGTGGTGCCGGCCAACTCGCCCTACCGCACGGTCGAGGACCTCATCGCGCGCTTCCGCGCCAGTCCCGGCAGCATCCGCTTCGGGGGCAGCAGTGCGGGGGGCAGCGGCCAGATCGCCGTGTCCAAGCTGGCGCAGGAACTCAAGATTTCGACCGCGCAGGTGCGCTACGTCCCCTCGGCGGGCGGCGCGCAGGCGACCAAGGCGATGCTGGGCGGCGAACTCGACGTGGTGAGCGCCGGCTACAGCGAGGTGGACGACCTGATCCGCAGCGGGCAGGTGCGCGGACTGGCGATCTCGGCCCCCGAGCCGGTCGAGGGGATCAACCTGCCGACCTTCGTGGACAAGGGCCTGGACGTGGACGTGTCGAACTGGCGCGGCATCGTGGCCCCCACCGGCCTGACCGAAGCGGCGCGCACGCAGCTCGTCCTGATGTTCACCCGCATGTCGCGCACGGCGACCTGGCAGCAGCAGCTCGCCCAGAACAAGTGGAGCCCCTATTTCGCCTCCGGGGACAACTTCACCAGATTCATCCGCTCGCAGCGCGGGTACGTGAACAACCTGCTCAGGGAACTGAACATCAAGACCAACTGA
- a CDS encoding AAA family ATPase, translating to MRPEVQALRSPDLPTVPDLMRALADVLPLLARLEHTPQDPRWHAEGDVARHTALVFAEAARLADAEALAPDERLTLLLAAALHDIGKALTTRLAGDVGEGDGMHLISPRHADRGRSYLAYRLPELGLPPPVLRDVLALVGHHHDVPRVLEAGAPAAYRRLVRQVRLPLLYLLEQADLRGRVGEGQAGRLDDLELFRMQAQDYGLWDAADPYRAWAEVVGAALPGAPPALLDRTLGQGLLDHEAGRIQTPEEAVARAYRARRGFAELVVVCGPSGSGKSTWIAGTLPDHEVVSLDDLRARLTGRRADQSMNGQVMQAAREALRAALRRGGKVVWDATGLRRDARRMVLGLGLDYGALTTLAVFQPQPGDLGARNLGRAHAVPGGVLAAQLASAEFPYLPEAHRTLWVDGAGQTTGQGGFAASLSWS from the coding sequence GTGAGACCCGAAGTGCAGGCCCTCCGGAGCCCCGACCTCCCCACGGTCCCCGACCTCATGCGGGCGCTGGCCGACGTGCTGCCGCTGCTCGCGCGGCTGGAACACACCCCGCAGGACCCGCGCTGGCACGCCGAGGGCGACGTGGCGCGCCACACGGCCCTGGTGTTCGCGGAGGCGGCGCGCCTGGCCGACGCCGAGGCCCTGGCTCCCGACGAGCGCCTGACCCTCCTGCTCGCGGCGGCCCTGCACGACATCGGCAAGGCGCTCACCACCCGGCTCGCCGGGGACGTGGGCGAGGGAGACGGAATGCACCTGATCTCGCCGCGTCACGCCGACCGGGGCCGCTCGTATCTGGCCTATCGCCTGCCGGAACTGGGGCTGCCGCCTCCGGTCCTGCGCGACGTGCTCGCCCTGGTCGGGCACCACCACGACGTGCCGCGTGTGCTGGAGGCCGGCGCCCCCGCCGCCTATCGCCGCCTGGTCCGGCAGGTGCGCCTGCCGCTGCTGTACCTGCTGGAGCAGGCCGACCTGCGCGGCCGTGTGGGCGAGGGCCAGGCCGGGCGTCTGGACGACCTCGAACTGTTCCGCATGCAGGCGCAGGACTATGGCCTCTGGGACGCTGCCGATCCGTACCGGGCCTGGGCAGAGGTGGTCGGGGCCGCGCTGCCGGGCGCGCCGCCCGCCCTGCTGGACCGCACGCTGGGTCAGGGCCTCCTCGACCACGAGGCCGGCCGCATCCAGACGCCCGAGGAGGCCGTGGCCCGCGCCTACCGCGCCCGCCGCGGCTTTGCCGAGCTGGTGGTGGTGTGCGGCCCCAGCGGCTCGGGCAAGAGCACCTGGATCGCCGGCACCCTGCCGGACCACGAGGTCGTGTCGCTCGACGACCTGCGCGCCCGGCTGACCGGCCGGCGGGCCGACCAGTCCATGAACGGGCAGGTCATGCAGGCGGCCAGAGAAGCCCTGCGCGCGGCGCTGCGGCGAGGCGGAAAGGTCGTCTGGGACGCCACGGGGTTGCGGCGCGACGCTCGGCGCATGGTGCTGGGCCTGGGGCTGGACTACGGCGCGCTGACCACCCTGGCGGTGTTCCAGCCGCAGCCCGGCGACCTGGGGGCGCGCAATCTGGGCCGCGCCCACGCCGTGCCGGGTGGGGTCCTGGCCGCGCAGCTCGCCAGCGCCGAGTTTCCGTACCTGCCCGAGGCCCACCGCACCCTCTGGGTGGACGGCGCCGGGCAGACGACCGGGCAGGGGGGTTTCGCGGCCAGCCTCAGTTGGTCTTGA
- a CDS encoding RNA ligase family protein, producing the protein MRRKYPRTPHLPWSPGVAQDDTRLGQAGQFAGQEVVVTEKLDGENTTLDRQGLHARSLDPRPHPSRAWVGGLHGRAGYLIPEGWRVCGENLYARHSLAYTDLEGYFYLFSVWDETGTALAWDDTLTWARTLGVPTPRELYRGPWDEALVRALPVDPQTTEGYVVRTVAGFAHEAFADHVAKYVRAGHVQTDGHWMHRPAVPNGLRRPS; encoded by the coding sequence ATGCGCCGCAAATATCCCCGTACCCCCCACCTGCCCTGGTCGCCCGGCGTGGCCCAGGACGACACCCGGCTCGGGCAGGCTGGGCAGTTCGCGGGGCAGGAGGTGGTCGTCACCGAGAAGCTCGACGGCGAAAACACCACCCTCGATCGCCAGGGCCTGCACGCCCGGTCGCTGGACCCCCGGCCCCATCCGTCGCGGGCCTGGGTCGGCGGGCTGCACGGCCGCGCCGGCTACCTGATTCCTGAGGGCTGGCGGGTCTGCGGCGAGAACCTCTATGCCCGGCACTCGCTGGCCTACACCGATCTGGAAGGGTACTTCTACCTGTTCAGTGTCTGGGACGAGACGGGAACGGCCCTGGCCTGGGACGACACCCTGACCTGGGCGCGGACCCTGGGGGTGCCCACCCCACGCGAACTGTACCGGGGCCCCTGGGACGAGGCGCTGGTGCGCGCCCTGCCGGTGGACCCGCAGACCACCGAGGGCTACGTGGTCCGCACGGTGGCCGGGTTTGCCCACGAGGCCTTCGCCGACCATGTCGCCAAATATGTCCGGGCCGGGCATGTCCAGACGGACGGGCACTGGATGCACCGCCCGGCCGTGCCCAACGGCCTGAGGAGACCGTCGTGA
- a CDS encoding RNA ligase (ATP), translating into MAERQVIKDRARLFPHPNAERLELCKVASFQLVVRRGEYADGDPIVIAPERAVLPPELTGRYVNAETGVSYLHGPEKNRVGAVRLRGERSQGVVLALPDVDELPFGEDLAARLGITFWEPPIPVSMAGDVTPLPQATDYRHHDVEQFGIYAGEFRPGEPVTATEKLHGTQGVYFRAADGGWWVTSKGLSRRGLGLRPSDTNVYWQAARCTGLFAAADAAFPAGELQVFGEVVPVQKGFSYGQRQPAVLVFKLVLAGRQLPRAEWPAWFTAQAVPVLYEGPFDETALRALRDGPETVSGRELHIREGLVVTPVAPRRTADGLDLSLKLISDAYAKKETGEEFS; encoded by the coding sequence ATGGCCGAACGTCAAGTCATCAAGGACCGCGCCCGCCTCTTTCCCCACCCCAACGCCGAACGCCTGGAGCTGTGCAAGGTCGCGTCCTTCCAACTCGTGGTGCGCCGGGGCGAGTATGCGGACGGCGACCCCATCGTCATCGCGCCCGAACGGGCCGTGTTGCCGCCCGAGCTGACCGGCCGCTACGTCAACGCCGAGACGGGGGTGTCCTACCTGCACGGCCCGGAGAAGAACCGTGTCGGTGCGGTGCGTCTGCGCGGAGAGCGTTCGCAGGGTGTGGTCCTGGCGTTGCCGGACGTGGACGAGCTGCCCTTCGGCGAGGACCTCGCCGCGCGCCTGGGCATCACCTTCTGGGAGCCGCCCATTCCGGTCAGCATGGCCGGCGACGTGACGCCACTGCCTCAGGCCACCGACTACCGCCACCACGACGTGGAACAGTTCGGCATCTACGCGGGCGAGTTCCGGCCCGGCGAGCCGGTGACCGCCACCGAGAAACTGCACGGCACGCAGGGCGTGTACTTCCGAGCGGCGGACGGCGGATGGTGGGTCACGTCCAAGGGACTGTCGCGCCGGGGCCTGGGCCTCAGGCCGTCGGACACCAACGTGTACTGGCAGGCCGCGCGCTGCACGGGGCTTTTCGCCGCCGCCGACGCGGCCTTCCCGGCGGGCGAGCTTCAGGTCTTCGGCGAGGTCGTGCCGGTCCAGAAAGGGTTCTCGTACGGGCAGCGGCAACCGGCAGTGCTCGTCTTCAAGCTGGTCCTCGCGGGGCGACAGCTTCCGCGTGCCGAGTGGCCGGCGTGGTTCACCGCCCAGGCGGTCCCGGTGTTGTACGAGGGGCCCTTCGACGAGACGGCGCTGCGTGCCCTGCGGGACGGCCCCGAGACGGTCTCGGGCCGGGAGCTGCACATCCGTGAGGGGCTGGTGGTCACGCCCGTGGCCCCTCGCCGTACGGCCGACGGCCTCGACCTGAGCCTCAAGCTCATCTCGGACGCCTACGCGAAGAAGGAGACGGGCGAAGAATTCTCGTAG
- the murD gene encoding UDP-N-acetylmuramoyl-L-alanine--D-glutamate ligase — translation MKTKDVLIYGLGRSGRGVARFLAGEGVRAEWHDAQPTAQDETLMAELGHTRGEPRGNYRTVVAAPGVPIDHPDLLAQRSAGAEIVGEVVLAARARPRLPMVGVTGTAGKGGTTVLIAHLLRGSGLNAREGGNIDPPLLDVVDEAEVAVVELSSFQLERVPGLRLPVAVVTNLGTDHLDRHRTVEAYHAAKLNITAGQQAGDVLVVPQGLEIATRAERRSFSAAHIALANGAAVLDPAELHPGIHPANAAAAVLAAEALLAHLGRVADPDTLAQALCSARPVGGRFETVARVGEVAFIDDSIATRTLAVQAALERATPPIAWLVGGRDKGAELEPLLSAAQGRVTRVIAFGQDGEALARQLGLPFTAVRGEGGDEVMANAARAGLEALGGPGQSGTVLLAPIGTSFDLFTDYKARGESFRRAALALAAEVEA, via the coding sequence GTGAAGACTAAAGACGTGTTGATCTATGGACTGGGGCGCAGCGGGCGGGGGGTCGCGCGCTTTCTGGCCGGCGAGGGCGTGCGCGCCGAGTGGCACGACGCGCAGCCCACGGCGCAGGACGAGACCCTGATGGCCGAACTGGGCCACACCCGGGGCGAGCCACGCGGAAATTACCGCACGGTGGTGGCCGCGCCCGGGGTACCCATCGACCATCCTGACCTGCTGGCGCAGCGCAGCGCCGGCGCAGAGATCGTGGGTGAGGTCGTGCTGGCCGCCCGCGCCCGGCCCCGATTACCGATGGTCGGCGTGACCGGCACGGCGGGTAAAGGCGGCACGACGGTCCTCATCGCCCACCTGCTGCGCGGAAGTGGCCTGAACGCCCGCGAGGGAGGCAATATCGATCCGCCTCTCCTCGATGTGGTAGACGAGGCCGAGGTCGCCGTCGTGGAGCTCAGCAGCTTTCAGCTCGAGCGCGTGCCGGGGCTGCGGCTGCCGGTGGCGGTCGTCACGAATCTGGGCACCGATCACCTCGACCGCCACCGCACGGTGGAGGCCTACCACGCCGCCAAGCTGAACATCACGGCCGGGCAGCAAGCGGGCGACGTGCTGGTCGTCCCACAAGGACTGGAGATCGCCACCCGCGCCGAGCGCCGATCCTTCTCGGCCGCGCACATCGCCCTGGCGAACGGAGCGGCCGTCCTTGACCCGGCCGAGCTGCATCCCGGCATCCACCCCGCCAACGCCGCCGCCGCCGTGCTGGCCGCCGAAGCGCTGCTGGCGCACCTGGGCCGCGTGGCCGACCCGGACACCCTGGCGCAGGCGCTGTGCTCGGCGCGGCCGGTCGGCGGGCGCTTCGAGACGGTGGCACGTGTGGGCGAGGTCGCCTTCATCGACGACAGCATCGCCACCCGCACGCTCGCCGTGCAGGCCGCGCTGGAACGGGCCACCCCGCCCATCGCCTGGCTCGTCGGCGGGCGCGACAAGGGCGCGGAGTTGGAACCGCTGCTGAGTGCCGCGCAGGGCCGGGTCACCCGGGTCATCGCCTTCGGGCAGGACGGCGAGGCGCTGGCCAGGCAACTGGGCCTGCCCTTCACGGCGGTCCGGGGTGAAGGCGGCGACGAGGTCATGGCGAACGCGGCGCGCGCCGGCCTGGAGGCGCTGGGCGGTCCCGGGCAGAGCGGCACGGTGCTGCTGGCCCCCATCGGCACGAGCTTCGATCTGTTCACCGACTACAAGGCGCGCGGCGAGAGCTTTCGCCGGGCGGCCCTGGCCCTCGCGGCGGAGGTGGAGGCGTGA